One window of the Podospora pseudocomata strain CBS 415.72m chromosome 7, whole genome shotgun sequence genome contains the following:
- a CDS encoding hypothetical protein (CAZy:AA3; COG:E; EggNog:ENOG503PA8A), which translates to MKLSLGSSSNGGGGASSLLSLSLLLTLNPLTATAQTAPRDGAIYDYIVVGSGPGGGVVASNLAKAGYSVLILEAGDDSPGQGFGRYTPTVTWDFFVKHYPEGDPRDNKYSHLTWRTREGRYWVGQSGAPAGSTLLGVYYPRGSTLGGSSMINAMVTWLPSDSDWNFHANVTGDDSWRAENMHAIFKKIEKNNYATRGAANAANHGFDGFFQTNMGSMTQQRQLGQLSGNRVMQTYAQDWGLSGQSMNNLLTRDPNEINPNRDQTSSIYGLVTHAFSNGNRYSSRNYIQDTQRTVGSNLTVSLTSLATKILFDTASKCDGTEAKPRATGVEYLFGRSLYKGDSRRAANAQGTKRTAYARREVILSGGAFNSPQLLQLSGIGDAALLKQYSIPLIKDLPGVGQNLMDNQEMPIVGTGSAGSGLAEVSMFKTKHPAHGERDMFLMGGQGFLFRGFWPDNPVRTPAEPRSPYGVSMVKGSSLNNKGWVKIRSTDPTETPEINFNHFAPGSELDMEAMKDTVAWIRTVYSRVGITTVEPPCNAGPDANGYCGKEDENWIHERTFGHHPTSTNRIGADNDPLAVLDSKFRVRGVSGLRVVDASAFARIPGVFPAVSTFMISQKASDDMLAELKDGQAVKVCVNGVLIS; encoded by the exons ATGAAGCTATCATTGGGCTCCTCAAGCaacggaggcggaggcgcTTCCAGCCTCTTGTCACTTTCTCTTTTGCTGACTCTCAACCCACTCACAGCAACTGCTCAAACGGCCCCCCGAGATGGCGCCATTTACGATTACATCGTCGTTGGGAGTGGCCCCGGAGGCGGTGTTGTCGCTTCAAATCTTGCCAAAGCGGGCTATTCCGTTCTGATCCTCGAAGCTGGTGACGACAGTCCGGGACAAGGCTTCGGTCGTTACACCCCCACCGTTACGTGGGATTTCTTCGTGAAGCACTATCCAGAGGGCGATCCAAGAGACAACAAATATAGTCATCTAACCTGGAGGACAAGAGAGGGCAGGTATTGGGTTGGACAGAGTGGTGCACCGGCTGGCTCTACGCTGCTTGGAGTGTATTATCCTCGCGGTTCCACACTCGGTGGCTCGTCCATGATCAACGCCATGGTCACTTGGCTGCCGAGTGATAGTGATTGGAACTTTCATGCCAATGTCACAGGGGATGACAGCTGGCG AGCCGAGAACATGCACGCCATTTTCAAGAAGATTGAAAAGAACAACTATGCCACCCGTGGAGCTGCCAACGCGGCAAACCATGGCTTCGACGGCTTTTTCCAGACCAACATGGGTTCCATGACCCAACAGCGCCAGCTCGGCCAGCTCTCGGGCAACCGTGTGATGCAGACATATGCGCAAGACTGGGGCCTATCCGGGCAGTCCATGAACAACTTGTTGACTCGTGACCCGAACGaaatcaaccccaaccgcgATCAGACCTCCTCGATCTACGGTCTTGTCACCCACGCCTTCTCCAATGGCAACCGATACTCCTCCCGCAACTACATCCAAGACACACAGCGCACTGTCGGctccaacctcaccgtcTCTCTTACCTCCCTCGCGACTAAGATTCTCTTTGATACAGCCTCTAAATGCGATGGCACTGAGGCTAAGCCCCGCGCTACTGGAGTTGAGTACTTGTTCGGACGCTCTCTGTATAAGGGTGACTCGCGCCGCGCTGCCAATGCCCAAGGCACCAAGCGCACTGCTTACGCCCGCCGCGAGGTCATCCTTTCGGGAGGTGCCTTCAACtcccctcaactcctccagctgTCGGGTATTGGAGATGCAGCCCTCCTGAAGCAGTACAGTATTCCTTTGATCAAAGATCTGCCCGGTGTCGGTCAAAACCTCATGGACAATCAAGAAATGCCCATCGTTGGCACTGGCAGCGCCGGCTCCGGTTTGGCGGAAGTCTCCATGTTTAAGACCAAGCACCCGGCGCACGGGGAGAGAGACATGTTCCTAATGGGTGGCCAAGGGTTCCTGTTCAGAGGTTTCTGGCCTGATAACCCGGTTCGCACCCCAGCTGAGCCGCGCAGCCCCTACGGTGTCTCCATGGTGAAGGgatcctccctcaacaacaagggcTGGGTCAAGATTAGAAGCACAGACCCGACCGAGACTCCAGAGATCAACTTTAACCATTTCGCGCCCGGTTCTGAGTTGGACATGGAGGCCATGAAGGACACTGTCGCTTGGATCAGAACTGTGTACTCCCGTGTAGGTATCACCACCGTGGAGCCACCGTGCAATGCCGGACCAGATGCGAATGGATACTGcgggaaggaggatgaaaACTGGATTCATGAGCGGACCTTTGGGCACCACCCTACTTCTACCAATAGAATCGGGGCGGACAATGACccgctggcggtgctggacAGCAAGTTTAGGGTTAGAGGGGTGAGTGGGTTGAGAGTGGTGGATGCAAGCGCCTTTGCGCGGATCCCGGGGGTCTTCCCTGCTGTGTCGACGTTCATGATCAGCCAGAAGGCGAGTGACGATATGTTGGCCGAGTTGAAGGATGGGCAGGCGGTCAAGGTTTGCGTGAACGGCGTGTTGATTTCATGA
- a CDS encoding hypothetical protein (EggNog:ENOG503NYJR; COG:H), giving the protein MPMPVPMPNNRPLIPATPSKNDKVNETVMGLNFMYGLSIQVPDVSPTRAAGHETEEAARHRRIISAIRFLCYKDNEALEHIFHDFFYQAKSASQQWVHKPRADSATLPSSQDLPPKAVHPWERAQLEQILCNLLAERQSTLLRAQTLTPTASRSFARSRSDAAATAGIYQAVHDVRPRSPSSAGSAKRRSDDEDYPVRSSKKPRDQAFAPPSLGRSSSTPVSAVPFSKLLDTVPTRQRLNGAVVLETSRRNNHAKSTNWSQQPSFEIDQSSSYWKTDQNSLSSHTTAVNESQPLRTSHYTAIKKEDVGVAEVVTMTVPFRLSQNSVSRLSQPSVISKFNCTQQRAGVHDELCEGQNRAAYHFLQQDTTKRLLFPPSNGAPISNKPQVAPAEVVDLTNDFDTDFSEDVRDAVEAEYEIEHLGTRLQPTPTHTPHKLPVLPPPYRQRTQHHAQHHHHQPQQQQQQQVQQIEQLPPRKQATQPPRAPKAALASLATIRTRLEHTWPRFPTWLADAPLAVAWEVTRILHHCNVDPEHESLVYLPEWATSDITDIRSSLYRLDIFRGKTFPERPPSDVFAAALNNFELNGSIVLMSISLDFNPDKDKQAPLFFVDMKPLRLDQGCRLTRRFGADRFLEVLLSSPTASSAPDLIKNAEPHGAEEVIKWLTSSAHSLVGRHWRAFFAKDAGFRRPIKEYSLAPEEKTKIVSKERLHFFAETGTNFQRAKALTVPPLNEPMGRHTDCTVSQMLNWLLNLDEPKNQSQPHLKLFSRIQLGLSKTFPTVIFSASQIFVQPQDMLSPIGKVMNDGVGRMSRTVARKIRDIMGLTEIPSAVQGRIGSAKGMWIMDVLDTGDEEWIETWLSQRKWECDPQTVDIHQRTLEIRAYATELKSAGLNLQFLPVLEDRAKDKAQMKRAIGARLTNDLKKEFDDQKAAFKHPLLLRQWLHENWSGRADRVKNGEVAFLGGLPEKKEEVLNLLLSSGFDPKHQKYIQDIAWELQKQKCDILSTKLNIKVGRSAYIYMVVDFWGVLEEGEVHVGFSSKFRDDADDTSYTLLSDCDVLVARSPAHFASDVQRVRAVFKPQLHALKDVIVFSSKGNVPLAEKLSGGDYDGDMAWVCWDPLIVENFVNAVVPEEPDLSAYLGKDKTTFSDLMLATGEQSPDAAVYDMIEKSFQFSMQPNFLGMCTNYKEKLCYHNNSVGDETAIWLGALVGKLVDQSKQGILFDKGSWERLRKEKFGPHNMQPPDPAYKGDHWSGRDEPRHIIDYLKFFIAKPAISREMDALSKLINSRGTDTLANSNSAAHYWDPDLVSYFKSFEEAGQGSKTIRGILQWLKNDISQLEKDWKTSMAKGKGRNSKFSYPETVTQIFGGWNVIQPRTSESMPLKLDPKTALLFGGNGPYDPWTVLKASATFKQCYKMAPKFAWAMAGRQLAYIKALNLGSSQIPLVLTPLMYAGLNADGKFVKQFVARLEHDGTQYGEMEDRDSDWDED; this is encoded by the exons ATGCCAATGCCAGTCCCAATGCCAAACAACAGGCCATTGATTCCTGCTACGCCTAGCAAGAATGACAAGGTCAATGAAACAGTCATGGGCCTCAATTTTATGTATGGCCTCAGCATACAGGTCCCCGATGTCTCTCCCACCAGAGCCGCCGGCCACGAAACGGAAGAAGCTGCACGCCATCGTCGTATCATCTCGGCCATCCGCTTTCTCTGCTACAAAGACAACGAAGCTTTGGAGCATATATTCCATGATTTTTTTTATCAGGCAAAGTCCGCCAGCCAGCAATGGGTCCACAAGCCACGGGCAGATTCAGCAACCCTGCCCTCGTCTCAAGATTTACCCCCAAAAGCCGTCCACCCCTGGGAACGAGCCCAACTCGAGCAAATTCTGTGCAATCTTCTTGCGGAACGTCAAAGCACTTTGCTGAGGGCACAGACCTTGACTCCCACGGCATCCAGATCCTTCGCTCGATCCCGTAgcgatgctgctgctaccGCAGGAATATACCAGGCCGTTCACGATGTGAGACCAAGGTCACCCTCTTCTGCTGGCTCTGCGAAGCGCCGTTCGGATGACGAAGATTATCCAGTTCGAAGCAGCAAGAAGCCACGGGATCAAGCTTTTGCTCCTCCATCACTGGGTCGTTCATCATCCACTCCTGTCTCGGCTGTCCCCTTCTCCAAACTCTTGGATACCGTACCGACTCGTCAGCGTTTGAATGGGGCAGTAGTGCTCGAGACAAGCCGAAGGAACAACCACGCCAAATCGACAAACTGGTCACAGCAACCGTCTTTTGAGATTGACCAAAGTTCGAGTTACTGGAAGACGGATCAAAACAGCCTTTCAAGCCATACAACGGCGGTGAACGAATCCCAACCGCTCAGGACCAGCCACTACACAGCCATtaagaaggaggatgttggTGTAGCGGAGGTGGTAACGATGACAGTCCCATTCCGGCTTTCACAAAACAGTGTTTCTCGGCTATCTCAACCTTCAGTCATCTCAAAATTCAACTGCACTCAGCAACGGGCCGGTGTTCATGACGAGCTTTGCGAAGGGCAGAATCGAGCCGCATATCACTTTCTTCAACAGGACACAACCAAGCGGCTCTTGTTTCCCCCAAGCAATGGAGCCCCAATATCAAATAAGCCCCAAGTTGCGCCAGCAGAGGTCGTAGATTTGACCAACGATTTCGATACCGACTTTTCAGAAGACGTTAGGGATGCGGTGGAGGCCGAGTACGAAATCGAGCACCTTGGAACACGGCTGCAGCCGACGCCCACCCACACGCCTCACAAGCTACCGGTCTTGCCACCGCCTTACCGTCAGCGTACACAACACCATgcacaacatcaccaccaccagccacaacaacagcagcaacaacaggtcCAACAGATCGAGCAACTCCCGCCACGTAAGCAAGCCACACAGCCCCCCAGGGCACCAAAAGCAGCACTGGCAAGTTTGGCCACGATTCGGACGCGACTGGAGCACACCTGGC CAAGATTTCCGACCTGGTTAGCGGATGCCCCTCTGGCAGTGGCATGGGAAGTGACGAGGATCCTTCACCATTGCAACGTGGACCCAGAACACGAATCCCTCGTTTATCTACCCGAGTGGGCAACATCGGATATCACCGACATTCGAAGCAGCTTGTACCGACTCGACATCTTTCGAGGCAAGACCTTTCCAGAACGCCCGCCTTCGGATGTTTTTGCTGCCGCGTTGAACAATTTCGAGCTCAACGGAAGTATTGTTCTTATGTCCATCAGTCTGGACTTCAATCCAGACAAGGATAAGCAAGCGCCCCTATTTTTTGTTGATATGAAACCCCTGCGACTTGACCAAGGGTGTAGGCTAACGCGTCGGTTTGGCGCTGACCGGTTCCTCGAGGTTCTTCTGTCGTCACCTACTGCTAGCTCGGCTCCTGATCTGATCAAGAATGCCGAGCCACACGGTGCTGAAGAGGTCATTAAATGGCTTACTAGCAGTGCTCATAGCCTGGTTGGACGGCACTGGAGAGCTTTCTTCGCCAAGGATGCCGGGTTCCGCAGGCCCATCAAAGAATACAGCCTGGCGCCTGAAGAGAAGACCAAAATTGTTTCCAAAGAGCGGCTGCACTTTTTTGCTGAGACAGGAACCAACTTCCAACGGGCCAAGGCATTGACGGTGCCCCCCCTCAATGAGCCCATGGGTCGCCACACTGATTGTACAGTGAGCCAGATGCTGAACTGGCTACTCAACCTGGACGAGCCCAAGAATCAGTCACAGCCGCATCTCAAGCTTTTCTCTCGCATCCAGCTGGGATTAAGCAAAACCTTCCCAACCGTCATTTTCAGCGCTTCCCAGATTTTTGTTCAGCCGCAAGACATGCTGTCACCGATTGGCAAGGTCATGAACGACGGCGTCGGACGCATGTCACGAACGGTGGCTCGAAAAATCAGAGACATCATGGGTCTCACAGAGATCCCCTCGGCAGTTCAGGGCCGCATCGGTTCCGCCAAAGGAATGTGGATTATGGATGTACTTGATACAGGCGACGAAGAATGGATCGAGACATGGCTGTCGCAACGGAAGTGGGAATGTGACCCTCAGACGGTCGACATCCACCAACGAACTCTCGAAATACGGGCGTACGCAACTGAACTCAAATCGGCTGGTTTGAATCTGCAGttcctccccgtcttggAGGATAGAGCCAAAGACAAGGCTCAGATGAAGCGTGCCATAGGCGCACGTCTCACCAATGATCTCAAAAAGGAGTTTGACGACCAAAAGGCTGCTTTCAAGCATCCTCTCCTGCTACGTCAGTGGTTGCATGAGAACTGGAGTGGACGGGCAGACAGAGTAAAGAACG GAGAGGTGGCCTTTCTGGGAGGCCTGCCCgagaaaaaggaagaagTTCTGAATCTGTTGCTCAGCAGTGGATTTGATCCCAAGCACCAAAAGTACATTCAAGACATTGCGTGGGAACTCCAGAAGCAAAAGTGCGATATCTTGAGCACAAAGCTCAACATCAAGGTGGGCCGATCGGCCTACATCTACATGGTCGTTGACTTTTGGGGAGtcctggaggagggggaagtcCATGTCGGTTTCTCTTCCAAGTTCAGGGACGACGCCGATGACACCTCCTATACCCTTCTCTCCGATTGTGATGTTCTTGTCGCCCGGTCTCCTGCCCACTTTGCCAGTGACGTGCAAAGGGTGCGAGCTGTCTTCAAACCACAGTTGCACGCCTTGAAGGACGTCATTGTCTTCTCGTCAAAAGGGAACGTTCCACTCGCCGAAAAGCTTTCTGGTGGAGACTACGACGGTGACATGGcttgggtttgttgggatCCTCTGATCGTGGAAAACTTCGTCAACGCAGTGGTGCCAGAAGAGCCGGATCTGTCGGCATATTTGGGAAAAGACAAGACCACCTTTTCCGATCTCATGTTGGCGACGGGTGAACAGAGCCCAGATGCTGCCGTGTACGACATGATTGAGAAAAGCTTTCAGTTTTCGATGCAGCCCAACTTTCTGGGCATGTGCACAAACTACAAAGAGAAGCTTTGctatcacaacaacagcgtTGGAGATGAGACTGCCATCTGGCTCGGCGCCCTCGTGGGGAAATTGGTCGACCAAAGCAAACAGGGTATTCTTTTCGACAAAGGCAGCTGGGAGCGTCTGCGAAAGGAGAAGTTTGGCCCACACAACATGCAGCCTCCAGACCCGGCATACAAAGGCGACCACTGGAGCGGACGGGACGAACCACGGCACATCATCGACTACCTCAAGTTTTTCATCGCCAAACCGGCCATTAGTCGTGAAATGGACGCCCTGAGCAAGTTGATCAACTCCCGTGGCACCGACACCCTTGCCAATAGCAACTCAGCGGCACATTATTGGGATCCAGATCTTGTTAGCTACTTCAAAAGCTTTGAAGAGGCAGGCCAGGGTTCCAAGACAATCCGCGGCATACTCCAGTGGCTGAAGAACGATATTTCGCAATTGgagaaggactggaagaCAAGCATGGCCAAAGGCAAGGGCCGTAACTCCAAGTTCTCGTACCCAGAAACCGTCACTCAAATCTTTGGAGGGTGGAACGTCATCCAACCGCGAACATCCGAGTCGATGCCCCTCAAACTAGACCCTAAGACGGCCTTGCTTTTTGGTGGTAACGGCCCCTATGACCCATGGACTGTGCTCAAGGCCAGTGCGACTTTTAAGCAGTGCTACAAAATGGCGCCCAAATTTGCCTGGGCAATGGCTGGTAGACAACTGGCGTATATCAAGGCACTGAACTTGGGATCATCTCAAATTCCCCTCGTCCTCACGCCGCTCATGTATGCGGGACTCAATGCAGATGGTAAATTTGTCAAGCAGTTTGTGGCTCGACTCGAGCATGACGGGACTCAGTATGGCGAGATGGAAGATAGGGATTCGGACTGGGATGAAGACTAG